In the genome of Solidesulfovibrio fructosivorans JJ], the window AAGGCCAGAAAAAAGTAGGCACCAAACGAGCTCAAGTAACGGTTGAGGAAACCGAACAGGTGCTGTCCGGCCACGCCGCCGCCCCGGACGCCGCCAAGACTGGCCCCGAAAAGGCCCCAGGGCGAGCCCAGAAAGGCCAGCAGCACGAGGGTCAGGCAAAACGCCCCAAGCCCCCGCCAAAAGGGCAGGCGAAGTCCCGGGGCCAGAAACCGCAGCCCCCGCCAGGCGATCCCCAGCGGCACCAGATAGGCCCACAGACCGAACAGGTCGGCCAGGGCCCCACCCACGTACGCCCCCACCAGCCCGGCCTTGTTGGCCACGACGCGCCGGGTGACGGACTGGTTGAAGCCGGGATCGCCGTCATTGTACGTATAGAGCGCGACGCACAGAAAGGCGGCCGTGAAGATCGCGGCCAGCCCGACCAGCTCGCGGGAAAGGCGAAATCCGCCGGGAGCGCTTTTCCCGGCGTCCTTGTTACTCCCGGCCAATGTACGCGCCCGTGCGGGTGTCCACTTTGATCTTGTCGCCGGTATTGATGAAAAGCGGCACGTTGACCGAGATGCCCGTTTCGAGCACGGCCGGCTTGTTGGCGCCGCTGACGGTGTCGCCCTTGACCCCGGGCTCGGTGTCGGTCACTTCCAGGATCACCGAAGCCGGCAGGTCGATGTCCAGGGGCTGGCCTTTGTAGAGCAGCATCTTGAGCTCCATACCGTCTTTCAGATAGCCGCCCTTCTCGCCCAGGTGGTCGTTGCCCACGTGCAACTGCTCGTAGCTCTCCATGTCCATGAACACGAACTCCTCGCCGTCATGGTAGAGGTACTGCATGTCCTTGCTCTCGAGGTCGGGCTTGACCATCTTTTCGCCGGACCGGAAGGTGTTTTCCACCACCCGGCCGTTAATCATGTTCTTGAGCTTGGTGCGAATGAACGCCCCGCCTTTGCCGGGCTTGACGTGCAAAAAATCGACGATTTCATAGGGCACGCCGTCCATTTCGATCTTGAGCCCGCGACGGAAGTCGGTGGTGGAAAGCATTGTTTCTCCTTAGATGAAGTTGGGATTTTCGGTGATGTGCCGCCACAGGGCGATGATGGCCAAGGCATAGCTGGTCAGCCCGAAGCCGGCGATGCAGCCGATGCAGTTGCGCCCGATCATGCTCTTGTGGCGCAGCGGCTCGTCGGTACGGGCGAAGATGTTGGAAATATGCACCTCGACGCAGGGGATGCCGATCCAGGCCAGGCAGTCGGCCAAGGCAAGGCTCGTATGGGTGTAGGCTCCGGCGTTTAAGACGATGCCGTCCAGCCCGTCCTTCCAGGCCTGCTCCATCCGGTCGATGCAGTGGCCCTCGCTGTTGGCCTGATGGAACTGCAATTCCAGGCGCTGGGCGCTTTCGCCAAGGATTTCCCGGACCATCTCCGGCAAGTCCTCGATGGTGCGGTGGCCGTAGATTTCCGGCTGCCGCACGCCAATAAACCCGAGATTGGGGCCGTTTAACACCAGCAATCGGACCTTGCGCATGCTGCTCCCTTCATTCGGGCGCGTCCACCGCCTTGACGGGGGCATCAGGCCCGGTCACAAGGCACGGATGGACAACGCCACGGAAAAAACTCGTACGGAACTCAGTCTCGCCCTTCTGGCCACCGCCTACCTGACCGACCAGATTCCTACGGTCGACGCGCCCCAGGTCGCCCTGGCCGGTCGATCGAACGTCGGCAAGTCGACGCTGGTCAACTGTCTGGCCGGCCGCAAGGGGCTGGCCAAAATCAGCGCCACGCCGGGCAAGACCCGAAGCCTCAACTTCTACATGGCCCAGGCCGCCGGCTACTGCCTGGTCGACCTGCCGGGCTACGGCTATGCCCGCTGCTCCATGGCCGAGCGGGAAAAATGGGCCAAGCTCATCGATTCCTATCTCAAAAAGACCAGTCGGTTGCGGGCCGTGACCGCCCTGGTCGACTGCCGTCTGCCGCCCCAGCGCCTGGACGTGGAGTTGGTGGACTGGCTGCGGGCCCGGCGCATGCCCGTGCTCGTGGTGCTGACAAAAGCCGACAAATGCAAGCAGCGCGACCGGGAGGCCCGAAAAAAAGAGTGGCGGGAGCTTGCGCGACCCGCCTTCCCGCCGATCCTTTTTTCCGGCAAGACCGGGCTTGGCCGGGAGGCGCTTTGCCGCGTCCTGGCCGAAGCCGCCCTTAGTCCCGACCCGGCTCCTTATGTTCCTTGAAAAAACCGTCCAAAAACGCCGCGTCCTTGGGACTGAGATTGAACTGCATGGCCGCCTTCTCGCAAAGGGCGGCCAAGGGTTCGCCGGTTTCGGTCCGCTTGTCGCCGACCCATTTGACGGCGCGTCGCATCAGTTCGCCCTGGGGCATGATCGTGGCCATGAAGCCTCCTTGCTCGGTCCCAAGACATACACGAGCGAAAGCCGGCTTGCAACTTGCCCGGCCATCGGGTAGAGCCGCCCCGATACAGGATATTGCCCGCCAGGAGCTGCTTTTCCCATGACCGAATCCCTTGCCGCCACCGTCCTTGGCTTAGTCGAGGGAGCGACCGAGTTTTTACCCGTGTCCTCCACCGGCCACCTCATTCTCGTCGGCCATCTCATCGGTTTTACCGGAGCCAAGGCCGACAGCTTCGACGTCATCATCCAGCTCGGAGCCATTCTGGCCGTGGTGGTGCTCTACTGGAAGCGCTTCTGGTGGCTGCTTTCGCCCAAACCGCTCCATGCCTTTTCCGGCCCGCGCGGCTTGTGGATGCTCTTTTTGACCTCGCTGCCGGCCGGGCTTTTGGGGCTGGCCGCGCGCAAGGCCATCAAAACCTATCTGTTCGGGCCGATCACCGTGGCCATGGCCCTGGCCGTGGGCGCGCTCATGATCTTCTGGGTGGAAAGCCGCAAGAAGCGGGACCGCTTTTACACCCTCGACGAGATGACGCCGGGGCTGGCGCTCGGCATCGGCTGCTTCCAGTGCCTGGCCTTGTGGCCGGGTTTTTCGCGCTCGGCTGCCACCATCATGGGCGGCATGCTGCTCGGGGCCAAACGCGGCCTGGCGGCGGAGTATTCCTTCATCGCCGCCGTGCCGCTGATGTTCGCGGCGACGCTCTACGACTTTTACAAGAGCGCGGCCCTTTTTTCCGCCGACGACCTGCTGATTCTGGGGATCGGCTTTGTGGTGTCGTTTATCTCCGCCCTGGTCGCGGTCAAAGGTTTTATCGTGCTCGTCAAGCATATGTCGCTTCGGCCCTTTGCCTGGTACCGGCTGGCCTTGGCGGCGACGGTTTTTTTCTTCTGGCCGAAATAGGGGTTGGAAATTTTCCCTCGAAAAAGACTTGCCAAGGAATGCCGGATCGGCTAAAGACTCCTTTCTCCGCTGCCGGAGACATCTGGCGAGGTAGCTCAGACGGTTAGAGCATGCGGCTCATATCCGCAGTGTCGGGGGTTCAATTCCCTCCCTCGCTACCAGACAACAACGCGGCTCAAGGCAATCCCTTGGGCCGCTTTTGTTTTTCCTGGCCAAGGTTGTGGGGACACCCCTTTTGTCGGGCGCAGGAGGACCTGCGGTGGGCCTTGACTGGGGGCACAAACTCTGCTGTACCATCAACGGGGACCGTTCGCACTGTTCTCGGGACTTTCCCGTTCGTCCAAATTTCGTTTGCAAATTGGAAAAGCAATTATGTCTCCTCCCGAATCCCCCACCCCTGTCGGGGCTCGACAACTCAAAATTTTACTTGTCGACGATGCTTCTCCTGTGCGCAACATGATAAAATACATGCTCGCAAAAGAAGGGTTTTATGACATCACCGAGGCGTCAAACGGAAAGGAAGCACTCGAAATTTTAAAAAACCAAAAAGTCGATCTCGTCATTGCGGACCTTTTAATGCCTCAAATAAGCGGATTGGAACTATTAGAAAAAGCTAAAGAGATAGACTCTGCTAACAATATTAAATTTATTATGATATCTGGATCAGACAGCAAAGAAAACATTGTTAAAGCTATCCAGCTTGGAGCATCCTATTACCTACTCAAACCTATCTCAGCAAAAGTTCTTTTACGTAAAGTAATCACGATATATCTCGAGAAATCATAACG includes:
- a CDS encoding response regulator transcription factor, producing MSPPESPTPVGARQLKILLVDDASPVRNMIKYMLAKEGFYDITEASNGKEALEILKNQKVDLVIADLLMPQISGLELLEKAKEIDSANNIKFIMISGSDSKENIVKAIQLGASYYLLKPISAKVLLRKVITIYLEKS
- a CDS encoding undecaprenyl-diphosphate phosphatase — its product is MTESLAATVLGLVEGATEFLPVSSTGHLILVGHLIGFTGAKADSFDVIIQLGAILAVVVLYWKRFWWLLSPKPLHAFSGPRGLWMLFLTSLPAGLLGLAARKAIKTYLFGPITVAMALAVGALMIFWVESRKKRDRFYTLDEMTPGLALGIGCFQCLALWPGFSRSAATIMGGMLLGAKRGLAAEYSFIAAVPLMFAATLYDFYKSAALFSADDLLILGIGFVVSFISALVAVKGFIVLVKHMSLRPFAWYRLALAATVFFFWPK
- the yihA gene encoding ribosome biogenesis GTP-binding protein YihA/YsxC, giving the protein MDNATEKTRTELSLALLATAYLTDQIPTVDAPQVALAGRSNVGKSTLVNCLAGRKGLAKISATPGKTRSLNFYMAQAAGYCLVDLPGYGYARCSMAEREKWAKLIDSYLKKTSRLRAVTALVDCRLPPQRLDVELVDWLRARRMPVLVVLTKADKCKQRDREARKKEWRELARPAFPPILFSGKTGLGREALCRVLAEAALSPDPAPYVP
- the efp gene encoding elongation factor P; translated protein: MLSTTDFRRGLKIEMDGVPYEIVDFLHVKPGKGGAFIRTKLKNMINGRVVENTFRSGEKMVKPDLESKDMQYLYHDGEEFVFMDMESYEQLHVGNDHLGEKGGYLKDGMELKMLLYKGQPLDIDLPASVILEVTDTEPGVKGDTVSGANKPAVLETGISVNVPLFINTGDKIKVDTRTGAYIGRE
- a CDS encoding type II 3-dehydroquinate dehydratase, with amino-acid sequence MRKVRLLVLNGPNLGFIGVRQPEIYGHRTIEDLPEMVREILGESAQRLELQFHQANSEGHCIDRMEQAWKDGLDGIVLNAGAYTHTSLALADCLAWIGIPCVEVHISNIFARTDEPLRHKSMIGRNCIGCIAGFGLTSYALAIIALWRHITENPNFI